One part of the Microvirga sp. TS319 genome encodes these proteins:
- a CDS encoding IS110 family transposase yields the protein MDIHRAFAEAVAWQEGKLKRIGRIDMRRDQLTAFAASLLSTDVVVVEATGNAAAVAAVISPHVKRVVVANPMQVRVIAHAKIKTDTIDAGVLAQLYASGFLPEVWFADEATQALRRQVTRRNQVVRQRSRLKNIIQSILHAHLIPACPAADLCGPKGRAWLSERVLPDDERFAIERHLREFDRLADDLRVIERDLARSALANESVARLMTIPGVDMVVALALTAAIGDIQRFEAPEKLVSYLGLNPSVRQSGPGPAHHGRITKQGRGHARGMLVEAAWAAARAPGPLRAFFLRVSSRRGQHVAAVATARKLAVLIWHLLHKGESYLWARPALHAKKMRELELKAGYPVTRGQKGAAHAYNLKSHRDQERRWVEQAEAAYTRFVAGWNPRGPRSGKVRTGALKEERR from the coding sequence CTGGATATCCATCGCGCCTTCGCCGAGGCGGTCGCCTGGCAGGAGGGCAAGCTCAAGCGGATCGGGCGCATCGACATGCGCCGCGACCAGCTGACCGCCTTCGCAGCCTCGCTGTTGAGCACTGACGTGGTCGTGGTGGAGGCGACCGGCAACGCAGCAGCCGTGGCGGCGGTGATCAGCCCGCATGTGAAGCGGGTCGTCGTTGCCAATCCCATGCAGGTAAGGGTGATCGCCCATGCCAAGATCAAGACCGACACCATTGATGCCGGCGTCCTGGCCCAGCTCTATGCCAGTGGGTTCCTGCCGGAGGTCTGGTTTGCTGACGAGGCGACCCAGGCATTGCGGCGGCAGGTCACACGGCGCAATCAGGTCGTGCGCCAGCGCTCCCGGCTCAAGAATATCATCCAATCGATCCTGCATGCTCATCTGATCCCCGCGTGTCCCGCGGCTGATCTGTGTGGCCCTAAAGGACGGGCCTGGCTATCGGAACGGGTCCTGCCGGACGATGAGCGCTTTGCCATTGAGCGCCATCTGCGGGAATTCGACCGGTTGGCGGACGATCTACGGGTCATCGAGCGCGACCTCGCGCGCTCCGCTCTGGCTAACGAGAGCGTCGCGCGCCTGATGACCATCCCGGGCGTCGACATGGTGGTGGCGCTCGCGCTGACGGCAGCCATCGGCGATATCCAGCGCTTCGAGGCACCCGAGAAGCTGGTCAGCTATCTCGGGCTGAACCCGAGTGTGCGCCAGTCCGGTCCTGGGCCAGCCCATCACGGCCGGATCACCAAGCAGGGACGCGGGCATGCCCGCGGCATGCTGGTCGAGGCCGCCTGGGCCGCGGCGCGAGCCCCTGGTCCCCTGCGGGCGTTCTTCCTCCGGGTGAGCAGCCGGCGCGGCCAGCATGTGGCGGCGGTGGCAACAGCCCGCAAGCTGGCTGTCCTCATCTGGCATTTGCTGCACAAGGGTGAGAGCTACCTGTGGGCCCGCCCGGCGCTGCATGCCAAGAAGATGCGTGAGCTCGAACTCAAGGCCGGATACCCGGTCACCCGTGGCCAGAAAGGAGCGGCCCACGCCTACAATCTCAAGAGCCATCGTGATCAGGAACGCCGCTGGGTCGAGCAGGCCGAGGCGGCCTACACGCGGTTTGTGGCCGGCTGGAATCCTCGTGGTCCGAGATCCGGAAAGGTGCGCACGGGCGCTCTAAAGGAGGAGCGACGATAA